A genomic stretch from Oleomonas cavernae includes:
- a CDS encoding YkgJ family cysteine cluster protein, which yields MIGQASYDCQACGACCAYSPEWPRFTLEDDETIARIPPAFVDDAAGRMRCDGNRCTALKGDIGKTAACSIYPVRPIVCRDCEPGDEACLMARAHHGLPA from the coding sequence GTGATCGGACAGGCTTCCTACGACTGTCAGGCGTGCGGCGCGTGCTGTGCCTATTCCCCGGAATGGCCGCGCTTCACCCTGGAAGACGACGAGACCATCGCCCGCATCCCGCCCGCCTTCGTCGATGACGCGGCCGGCCGGATGCGCTGCGACGGCAACCGTTGCACCGCCCTCAAAGGCGACATCGGCAAGACCGCCGCCTGCAGCATCTATCCTGTGAGACCCATCGTGTGCCGCGACTGCGAGCCCGGCGACGAGGCCTGCCTGATGGCCCGCGCCCACCACGGCCTCCCCGCCTGA
- a CDS encoding prolyl-tRNA synthetase associated domain-containing protein: MPATDLDLFARLDALSIAHRTIAHDAAHTVEEAQVLRGQLPGGHAKNLFLKDRKGGFWLVVAQEEVRVDLTALEKHLGAPRLSFASAQAMVEVLGVTPGSVTPFSLINESAKAVRLVLDEGLMGFDPLHFHPLRNDRTTVIGRDDFRRFLGAVGHAPVMVDVATVSAARAAAKATAGGPA; this comes from the coding sequence ATGCCCGCCACCGATCTCGACCTCTTCGCGCGGCTCGACGCCCTGTCGATCGCGCATCGTACCATCGCCCACGATGCCGCCCACACGGTCGAGGAGGCGCAGGTCCTGCGCGGCCAATTGCCGGGCGGCCACGCCAAGAACCTGTTCCTGAAGGACCGCAAGGGCGGCTTCTGGCTGGTGGTGGCGCAGGAGGAGGTGCGGGTCGACCTGACCGCCCTGGAAAAGCACCTGGGTGCGCCGCGGCTGTCCTTCGCCTCCGCGCAAGCCATGGTCGAGGTCCTGGGGGTGACGCCGGGCTCGGTCACGCCGTTCAGCCTGATCAACGAATCGGCCAAGGCTGTCCGCCTGGTGCTGGACGAGGGGCTGATGGGCTTCGATCCCTTGCACTTCCATCCCTTGCGCAATGACCGCACCACGGTGATCGGGCGCGACGACTTCCGCCGCTTCCTGGGCGCCGTGGGCCATGCGCCGGTGATGGTCGATGTCGCCACGGTCAGCGCCGCGCGGGCCGCGGCCAAGGCGACGGCGGGCGGGCCGGCCTGA
- a CDS encoding nucleotidyl transferase AbiEii/AbiGii toxin family protein: protein MVVSRENLRDIAAERQLQPATLERVIRLIDILDAFGADTLIGPRIALKGGTALNVFHANLDRLSVDIDVNYVGAVEKEQMDADRPALEDRIERLMESKGYTARREPAEHAGGKWIYRYASALGGAGTIEIDINYLYRGPLYGVDRMSSVAIGSYQAMNVPVLDIHEIVAGKMVALVTRRTARDLFDAHRIIAMPDLDWAKIKTATLMIGASAKSFDWRTASPDAIGCEVGDITGKLTMCLRERYFDAFGGPAAWIERVTGECRQKLAPLFQFTAGEKAFLDAVLERGEIDASSLEVPDIVRAAVEVSPALRWKAQNVKAWKAGDKSLAPRTKRGRHGP from the coding sequence ATGGTCGTGTCCCGTGAAAACCTTCGGGACATCGCGGCTGAGCGACAGCTTCAGCCAGCGACGCTGGAGCGGGTGATCCGGCTGATCGACATTCTCGATGCCTTCGGCGCCGATACGCTGATCGGGCCGCGAATCGCCCTGAAGGGCGGGACGGCGCTCAACGTCTTCCATGCCAACCTGGACCGTCTCTCGGTCGATATCGATGTCAACTATGTCGGCGCGGTTGAGAAAGAGCAGATGGACGCGGACCGGCCGGCACTGGAGGACCGGATCGAGCGGCTGATGGAATCGAAAGGTTACACCGCTCGGCGAGAGCCCGCCGAGCATGCCGGCGGTAAATGGATCTATCGCTATGCCTCCGCGCTGGGTGGGGCAGGGACCATCGAGATCGACATCAACTATCTCTATCGTGGCCCCCTCTATGGGGTAGACCGCATGTCATCGGTGGCGATCGGTTCTTATCAGGCCATGAACGTGCCCGTTCTCGACATCCATGAGATCGTCGCCGGCAAGATGGTCGCGCTGGTCACGCGGCGCACCGCGCGCGATCTGTTCGATGCGCACCGAATCATCGCGATGCCGGACCTCGACTGGGCGAAGATCAAGACGGCCACCTTGATGATCGGTGCCAGCGCCAAGAGCTTCGACTGGCGAACAGCCTCACCGGACGCTATCGGGTGCGAAGTCGGTGACATCACCGGCAAACTGACCATGTGTTTGCGCGAGCGGTATTTCGATGCCTTCGGCGGCCCGGCCGCCTGGATCGAGAGGGTTACGGGCGAGTGCCGACAAAAGCTCGCACCGCTGTTTCAGTTTACAGCGGGTGAGAAGGCATTTCTGGATGCCGTGCTGGAGCGGGGCGAGATAGATGCCTCCTCTCTGGAGGTACCTGACATTGTACGCGCCGCTGTCGAGGTCTCTCCGGCGTTGCGATGGAAGGCGCAGAACGTCAAGGCGTGGAAGGCAGGCGACAAGTCGCTGGCTCCCCGCACGAAACGGGGGCGGCATGGCCCATGA
- a CDS encoding 3-oxoacyl-ACP reductase family protein encodes MSTTSPLANKVALVTGGSRSIGAAVAKRLAADGAAVAITYSASPDKAQGVVAAIEAAGGRALAILADAGDADAVRAAVTRTVEAFGAIDILVNNAGISLGGPIDEIAFADYQRMIAVNVTGVFVATQEAVRHMKHGGRIVHIGSSMARYAAFPTASVYTLTKGAVSGFNRSLARDLGPRGITVNVVNPGPTDTDMNPDGGPVSKIVGPGMAVGRYGRPEEIASAVAYLASPEAGFITGAELMADGGFTA; translated from the coding sequence ATGTCCACCACCTCTCCTCTCGCCAACAAGGTCGCCCTGGTTACCGGCGGCTCGCGCTCGATCGGCGCCGCCGTGGCCAAGCGGCTGGCTGCCGACGGCGCTGCCGTCGCCATCACCTACAGCGCCTCGCCCGACAAGGCCCAAGGGGTCGTCGCCGCCATCGAGGCGGCGGGCGGTCGGGCCCTCGCCATCCTGGCCGATGCCGGCGATGCCGATGCGGTCCGGGCCGCGGTCACCCGGACGGTCGAGGCCTTCGGCGCCATCGACATCCTGGTCAACAACGCCGGCATCTCGCTCGGCGGCCCGATCGACGAGATCGCCTTCGCCGACTACCAGCGCATGATCGCGGTGAACGTCACCGGTGTCTTCGTCGCCACCCAGGAAGCGGTGCGTCACATGAAGCACGGCGGCCGCATCGTTCACATCGGCAGCTCGATGGCCCGCTACGCGGCCTTCCCCACCGCGTCGGTCTACACCCTGACCAAGGGCGCCGTCTCGGGTTTCAACCGCAGCCTGGCCCGTGACCTGGGCCCGCGCGGCATCACCGTGAATGTGGTCAATCCCGGCCCGACCGACACCGATATGAACCCCGACGGCGGCCCGGTTTCCAAGATCGTCGGCCCCGGTATGGCGGTCGGGCGCTATGGCAGGCCTGAAGAGATCGCCAGCGCCGTCGCCTACCTGGCCAGTCCCGAGGCCGGCTTCATCACCGGCGCCGAGCTGATGGCCGACGGCGGCTTCACCGCGTAA
- a CDS encoding TRAP transporter substrate-binding protein: MSKRSKSERPVAAGRRRFLAGAAVAAAGAATIAAPAVVRAQEVVKLKFQSTWPNKDIFHEFAQGYVQRVNEMSAGRLELELLPAGSVVPAFQLLDAVNTGILDGGHGVSAYWYGKNKAFSLFGTAPAFGWNANQMLGWINYGGGQALYDELVRDVLKLNVVGFLTGPMPTQPLGWFKKDINGPADLKDLKYRTVGLGADLNRELGVAVTILPGGEIVPAIDRGLIDGAEFNNPSSDLILGFPTSRSSTTSSPITRPWNASRSCSTRPRSTPWRPTCRRC, encoded by the coding sequence ATGTCAAAGCGTTCTAAGAGCGAGCGGCCCGTGGCTGCCGGTCGACGGCGGTTTCTGGCCGGTGCGGCGGTGGCTGCGGCCGGTGCCGCAACCATTGCGGCCCCCGCGGTCGTCCGCGCCCAGGAGGTCGTGAAGCTCAAATTCCAGTCGACCTGGCCCAACAAGGACATCTTCCACGAATTCGCCCAGGGCTATGTCCAGCGGGTGAACGAGATGTCCGCCGGCCGGCTCGAACTGGAACTCCTGCCGGCCGGCTCGGTCGTGCCGGCGTTCCAGTTGCTGGACGCGGTCAACACCGGCATCCTCGACGGTGGCCACGGGGTGTCGGCCTATTGGTACGGCAAGAACAAGGCCTTCTCCTTGTTCGGCACCGCGCCGGCCTTCGGCTGGAATGCCAACCAGATGCTGGGCTGGATCAACTACGGCGGCGGCCAGGCGCTCTATGACGAGCTTGTCCGCGACGTGCTGAAACTCAATGTCGTGGGTTTCCTGACCGGCCCCATGCCGACCCAGCCGCTGGGCTGGTTCAAGAAGGACATCAACGGCCCCGCCGACCTCAAGGACCTCAAGTATCGCACCGTCGGGCTGGGCGCTGACCTGAACCGGGAGCTGGGCGTCGCGGTGACGATCCTGCCCGGCGGCGAGATCGTCCCCGCCATCGATCGCGGCCTGATCGACGGCGCCGAGTTCAACAACCCGTCCTCGGACCTGATCCTGGGCTTCCCGACGTCTCGAAGCTCTACTACGTCCAGTCCTATCACCAGGCCCTGGAATGCTTCGAGGTCCTGTTCAACAAGACCAAGGTCGACGCCCTGGCGCCCGACCTGCAGGCGGTGCTGA
- a CDS encoding DUF1349 domain-containing protein, translating into MFDRCQWLNEPRAWRLDKGALSVVTDAATDFWRETHYGFTRDSGHFFGCDTAGDFTATLRVRAAYESLYDQAGLMVRLNAATWLKAGIERSDGEALLGSVLTLGQSDWATGPFTGDPADFRLRLTVAAGVLRLQASADGQRWPLVRLCPFPAAAAYRVGPMCCTPERAGLKVLFSDFVVGAPMSKDLHDLT; encoded by the coding sequence ATGTTCGACCGATGCCAATGGCTCAACGAGCCGCGTGCCTGGCGCCTCGACAAGGGTGCCCTCAGCGTCGTCACCGACGCCGCCACCGATTTCTGGCGCGAGACCCATTACGGCTTCACCCGCGACAGCGGCCATTTCTTCGGCTGTGACACGGCGGGTGACTTCACCGCCACGCTGCGGGTGCGCGCCGCCTACGAGAGCCTCTACGACCAGGCCGGCCTGATGGTGCGCCTCAATGCTGCGACCTGGCTCAAGGCCGGCATCGAACGGTCGGACGGCGAGGCCCTGCTGGGCAGTGTGCTGACACTCGGCCAGTCGGACTGGGCCACCGGCCCCTTCACGGGCGATCCCGCCGATTTCCGGCTGCGCCTGACGGTGGCGGCCGGCGTCCTCCGCCTCCAGGCCTCGGCCGACGGCCAGCGCTGGCCCCTGGTCCGCCTCTGCCCGTTCCCGGCCGCGGCCGCCTACCGCGTCGGGCCGATGTGCTGCACCCCTGAGCGTGCGGGGCTGAAGGTCTTGTTCTCGGATTTTGTGGTGGGGGCGCCGATGAGCAAGGACCTGCACGACCTGACGTGA
- a CDS encoding gamma-butyrobetaine hydroxylase-like domain-containing protein, which translates to MAAIAFWPLEIRVKRPEKRIEIDWDDGRRDVIAAELLRVESPSAEVQGHGPDTKQIVAGKRAVGINAVEAVGNYAIRIHFDDGHDTGIFSWEVLRRLGADQAQLFATYLAALDAKGLSRDR; encoded by the coding sequence ATGGCCGCCATCGCCTTCTGGCCGCTCGAAATCCGCGTGAAGCGGCCCGAGAAACGCATCGAGATCGACTGGGACGACGGCCGCCGCGATGTCATCGCTGCCGAACTGCTGCGGGTCGAAAGCCCCTCGGCCGAGGTCCAGGGCCACGGCCCCGATACCAAGCAGATCGTGGCCGGCAAGCGGGCCGTGGGCATCAACGCGGTGGAGGCGGTGGGCAACTATGCCATCCGCATCCATTTCGACGACGGCCACGACACCGGCATCTTCTCGTGGGAAGTGCTGCGGCGGCTGGGCGCCGACCAGGCGCAACTCTTCGCCACCTACCTCGCGGCGCTGGACGCCAAGGGCCTCAGCCGGGACCGGTGA
- a CDS encoding DUF6481 family protein, with amino-acid sequence MSRFKEQGFNERLQTANSARKSALEKLRTKLSADDPEKQARLAERAAIAAAREARLAEREAARELEARQRAEEEAAAAAAALAAAQAQAAEEAERLARETAAQAEQQALEAAARAAEYEAMIIEQEAQRAARKAARDARYAARKARK; translated from the coding sequence ATGAGCCGATTTAAAGAACAGGGTTTCAACGAACGCCTTCAGACCGCCAACTCGGCCCGCAAGTCGGCGCTCGAGAAGCTGCGCACCAAGCTGAGCGCCGACGACCCTGAGAAGCAGGCCCGCCTGGCCGAGCGCGCGGCCATCGCCGCCGCCCGCGAGGCGCGCCTGGCCGAACGCGAGGCCGCCCGCGAGCTGGAAGCCCGCCAGCGCGCCGAGGAGGAGGCGGCCGCCGCCGCCGCCGCCCTGGCCGCGGCGCAGGCCCAGGCCGCCGAGGAGGCCGAACGCCTGGCCCGCGAAACCGCCGCCCAGGCCGAGCAGCAGGCCCTGGAGGCCGCCGCCCGCGCCGCCGAATACGAGGCCATGATCATCGAGCAAGAGGCGCAGCGCGCCGCCCGCAAGGCCGCCCGCGACGCCCGCTATGCGGCGCGCAAAGCGCGGAAGTGA
- a CDS encoding type IV toxin-antitoxin system AbiEi family antitoxin domain-containing protein — protein sequence MQSRQHKTASFLSAHPVFTRAEFAAVFGHPTSAANVTSLLRHHLRVGNIKRLSREVFAAVPAHLPAERMVVDRFAAASKLRRDGVLGYHSALELHGIAYSEFNEVQLISAGRTELVDLPFGACRFINPPKALVEAGRADDLTMTMDRQGVAIRVTAVERTVVDVLHRPDLAGGVEEVLKSLDLMRYLDPTKIAGYVERLGTRSLASVAGWWLETRRAMLGVTDDVLARLREQLPRSKHYALGAEPGDAVLVEPWRVLLPARVVDATFEGM from the coding sequence ATGCAATCTCGCCAACACAAGACGGCCAGTTTCCTTTCAGCTCACCCGGTCTTCACCCGGGCGGAGTTTGCGGCCGTCTTTGGTCATCCGACGAGTGCCGCCAATGTTACCAGCTTGCTCAGGCATCACCTCAGGGTTGGCAACATCAAGCGTCTCAGCCGCGAGGTGTTCGCAGCGGTGCCGGCCCACCTGCCGGCGGAGCGGATGGTGGTTGACCGCTTCGCCGCGGCGAGCAAGCTCCGCCGGGATGGCGTTCTTGGATATCACTCTGCACTGGAGCTGCACGGCATAGCCTATTCCGAATTCAACGAGGTCCAACTCATCAGCGCGGGCCGGACAGAGCTCGTGGACCTGCCATTCGGCGCCTGTCGCTTCATCAATCCACCGAAAGCCTTGGTGGAGGCGGGCAGGGCTGACGACCTGACCATGACGATGGATCGGCAGGGGGTCGCGATCCGTGTGACCGCTGTGGAGCGCACCGTCGTGGATGTTCTGCACCGGCCGGATCTCGCGGGCGGTGTCGAGGAGGTTCTGAAATCGCTTGATCTGATGCGCTATCTCGATCCAACGAAGATCGCCGGCTATGTCGAACGGCTGGGGACGCGGTCGCTCGCCTCAGTCGCCGGCTGGTGGCTCGAGACGCGGCGCGCGATGCTGGGCGTGACGGATGACGTCCTGGCGCGCCTGCGGGAACAGCTCCCGCGCTCGAAGCACTATGCGCTGGGCGCCGAGCCCGGCGACGCGGTGCTCGTCGAACCATGGCGCGTGCTTCTCCCGGCCCGGGTCGTTGACGCCACGTTTGAGGGTATGTGA
- a CDS encoding FAD-dependent oxidoreductase encodes MAPRARNIACIMSQNPPASTGPAPSFVTDALIVGGGMAGLTAAIALARAGLSVVLVDEQPPPLTVTPEFDGRVSAITHASVQLFKALGAYAAMAPFAQPILDIRVSDGRPGERPSPLFLHFHHGDVGPEPFGVMLENRHTRIGLMQTLAGLPQVTVLAPAQATVVERTPAGVRAVLADGRTIAARLVVACDGKASPLRAAAGIKTVGWDYGQVGIVTTVEHEKPHHGVAHEHFLPSGPFAILPMTGNRSSLVWTERKDLAPALMALGHEAFDGEVRRRFGDHLGRVVSVGPHFSYPLSFHMTTRFVDTRLALVADAAHAVHPIAGQGLNLGLRDIAALAEVLADGKRLGLDPGDGEVLARYERWRRTDSLIMGSVMDGLNRLFSNDAAPVRLMRDLGLAAVNRLPGLKRFFMHHARGTVGKLPRLLEGKPL; translated from the coding sequence ATGGCGCCCCGCGCGCGCAATATCGCCTGCATCATGAGCCAGAACCCGCCAGCATCCACCGGCCCCGCGCCCAGCTTCGTGACCGATGCCCTGATCGTGGGCGGCGGCATGGCCGGCCTCACCGCCGCCATCGCCCTGGCCCGCGCGGGCCTGAGCGTCGTCCTGGTCGACGAGCAACCGCCGCCGCTCACCGTCACGCCGGAATTCGACGGCCGCGTCTCGGCCATCACCCATGCCTCGGTGCAATTGTTCAAGGCCCTGGGCGCCTATGCGGCGATGGCGCCCTTCGCCCAGCCGATCCTGGATATCCGCGTCTCCGACGGGCGCCCGGGCGAGCGGCCCTCGCCCCTGTTCCTGCATTTCCACCATGGCGACGTGGGGCCGGAACCCTTCGGCGTGATGCTGGAGAACCGCCACACCCGCATCGGCCTGATGCAGACCCTGGCCGGCCTGCCCCAGGTCACGGTGCTGGCGCCGGCCCAGGCAACGGTGGTGGAGCGCACCCCGGCCGGGGTGCGCGCGGTGCTGGCCGACGGCCGCACCATCGCCGCGCGCCTGGTGGTGGCCTGCGACGGCAAGGCCTCGCCCCTGCGCGCGGCGGCCGGCATCAAGACCGTGGGCTGGGATTACGGCCAGGTCGGCATCGTCACCACGGTCGAGCACGAGAAGCCGCACCACGGCGTCGCCCACGAGCATTTCCTGCCCTCGGGCCCCTTCGCCATCCTGCCCATGACCGGCAACCGCTCGTCCCTGGTGTGGACCGAACGCAAGGACCTGGCGCCGGCCCTGATGGCGCTGGGCCACGAGGCCTTCGACGGCGAGGTGCGCCGGCGCTTCGGTGATCACCTGGGGCGGGTGGTGTCGGTCGGCCCGCACTTCTCCTATCCCTTGAGCTTCCACATGACCACGCGCTTCGTCGATACGCGCCTGGCACTGGTGGCCGATGCCGCCCATGCGGTCCACCCCATCGCCGGCCAGGGCCTGAACCTGGGCCTGCGCGACATCGCCGCCCTGGCCGAGGTGCTGGCCGACGGCAAGCGCTTAGGCCTCGATCCCGGCGACGGCGAGGTGCTGGCCCGCTACGAGCGCTGGCGCCGCACCGATTCGCTCATCATGGGCTCGGTCATGGACGGGCTGAACCGGCTGTTCTCCAACGATGCCGCCCCCGTGCGCCTGATGCGGGACCTGGGCCTCGCCGCGGTGAACCGCCTGCCCGGGCTGAAGCGCTTCTTCATGCACCACGCGCGCGGCACCGTGGGCAAGCTGCCCCGCCTGCTGGAAGGCAAGCCGCTTTAG
- a CDS encoding TRAP transporter small permease subunit: MQSILIGVDRLNTFVGKLFGWSVLLLTLATSYEVFCRYALRSPTSWGYDASYILYGTLFMMAGPYTLSRNGHVRGDFIYRKWHPRRQARMDLALYLLFYFPGILALIYAGWSFFYMSYLMNEHSSFSPDGPIIWPFKMLIPITGVLMLFQGLVETMRCIICIRTGDWPQRLHDVEEMEKLILEEAAAKQNAGA; encoded by the coding sequence ATGCAAAGCATCCTGATCGGTGTCGATCGATTGAACACCTTCGTCGGCAAGCTGTTCGGCTGGTCCGTACTGCTGCTCACCCTGGCGACTTCCTACGAGGTGTTCTGCCGCTATGCCCTGCGCAGCCCGACGAGCTGGGGTTACGATGCCAGCTACATCCTCTATGGCACGCTGTTCATGATGGCCGGGCCCTACACGCTGTCGCGCAACGGCCATGTCCGCGGCGATTTCATCTATCGGAAGTGGCACCCCCGGCGGCAGGCCAGAATGGACCTGGCGCTGTACCTCCTGTTCTATTTCCCCGGCATCCTGGCGCTGATCTATGCCGGCTGGAGCTTCTTCTATATGTCCTACCTGATGAACGAGCATTCCTCGTTCAGCCCCGACGGCCCGATCATCTGGCCGTTCAAGATGCTGATCCCGATCACCGGCGTGCTGATGCTGTTCCAGGGCCTGGTCGAGACGATGCGCTGCATCATCTGTATCCGCACCGGCGACTGGCCCCAGCGCCTGCACGATGTCGAGGAGATGGAGAAGCTGATCCTCGAAGAAGCCGCGGCCAAACAGAACGCGGGGGCCTGA
- a CDS encoding thioredoxin family protein, whose protein sequence is METLIGQSPSGAAPSARGPAPSAAELIKDVGLANFRKDVIEASQQVPVIVDFWAPWCGPCKQLGPALEKAVLAAAGAVRLAKIDVDQNPEIAQQMRIQSIPAVYAFFQGQPVDGFTGAVPDSQVKTFVERLIKLSGGGASPIEEALDFAKAAIAEGRPEEAEGAYAEVLQAEPQHPHALAGLAKLAVARGALDEADEFLAAVAEDKQGDAEVASARSALALAREAENVGDLGPLEAAVAANPADHQARLDLAIGLHAAGRNEASLDHLLEIVKRDRKWNDEAARKQLVKLFEALGFDDPLAIEGRRRLSSILFS, encoded by the coding sequence ATGGAAACGCTTATCGGCCAGTCCCCCAGTGGCGCCGCCCCTTCGGCCCGCGGCCCGGCCCCCTCGGCGGCCGAGCTGATCAAGGATGTCGGCCTCGCCAACTTCCGCAAGGATGTGATCGAGGCCTCGCAGCAGGTCCCGGTCATCGTCGATTTCTGGGCACCCTGGTGCGGCCCGTGCAAGCAACTGGGCCCGGCCCTGGAAAAGGCCGTGCTGGCCGCCGCCGGCGCCGTGCGCCTGGCCAAGATCGACGTCGACCAGAACCCCGAGATCGCGCAGCAGATGCGCATCCAGTCGATCCCCGCGGTCTATGCCTTCTTCCAGGGCCAGCCGGTCGACGGCTTCACCGGTGCGGTTCCCGACAGCCAGGTGAAGACCTTCGTCGAGCGCCTGATCAAGCTGTCGGGCGGCGGTGCCTCGCCCATCGAGGAGGCGCTGGACTTCGCCAAGGCGGCGATCGCCGAAGGCCGCCCGGAGGAGGCCGAAGGCGCCTATGCCGAGGTGCTGCAGGCCGAGCCGCAGCACCCCCATGCCCTGGCCGGCCTCGCCAAGCTGGCGGTCGCCCGCGGTGCGCTGGACGAGGCCGATGAATTCCTGGCGGCGGTGGCCGAGGACAAGCAGGGCGATGCCGAGGTGGCGAGCGCCCGCTCGGCCCTGGCCCTGGCCCGCGAGGCCGAGAATGTCGGCGACCTGGGCCCGCTGGAGGCGGCGGTGGCCGCCAACCCGGCCGACCATCAGGCCCGCCTGGACCTGGCCATCGGCCTGCACGCCGCCGGCCGCAACGAGGCATCGCTCGACCATCTGCTGGAAATCGTCAAGCGCGACCGCAAATGGAACGACGAGGCGGCGCGCAAGCAACTGGTCAAGCTGTTCGAGGCCTTAGGGTTCGACGATCCCCTGGCGATCGAGGGGCGCCGCCGCCTGTCCTCGATCCTGTTCTCGTAA
- a CDS encoding LON peptidase substrate-binding domain-containing protein, with the protein MLLPRGRLPLNIFEPRYLAMVRDALAAERMIGMVQPTEANSRANVPAVYTVGCLGKITAFSETDDGRFLITLTGVCRFRIGQELARVTPYRKVLANYDEFAADLAPGTAPDAAVNRERLGPALKGYLEMHGLAADWHAIEQAPAETLINALAMICPFAPPEKQALLEAGDVMARADMMVTLLEMALAGRHGDPQTPMQ; encoded by the coding sequence CTGCTGCTGCCGCGCGGGCGCCTGCCCCTGAACATCTTCGAGCCGCGCTACCTCGCCATGGTGCGCGACGCCCTGGCGGCCGAGCGCATGATCGGCATGGTCCAGCCGACCGAGGCCAACAGCCGGGCCAATGTGCCGGCGGTCTACACGGTGGGCTGCCTGGGCAAGATCACCGCCTTTTCCGAGACCGACGACGGCCGCTTCCTGATCACCCTGACCGGGGTCTGCCGTTTCCGCATCGGCCAGGAACTGGCGCGGGTGACGCCCTACCGCAAGGTGCTGGCCAATTACGACGAATTCGCCGCCGACCTGGCCCCGGGCACGGCGCCCGACGCTGCGGTGAACCGCGAGCGCTTGGGCCCGGCGCTCAAGGGCTATCTCGAGATGCACGGCCTGGCGGCCGACTGGCACGCCATCGAGCAGGCCCCGGCCGAAACCCTGATCAATGCCCTGGCCATGATCTGCCCCTTCGCGCCGCCCGAGAAACAGGCGCTGCTGGAGGCGGGCGACGTCATGGCCCGGGCCGACATGATGGTGACCCTGCTGGAAATGGCCCTGGCCGGCCGGCACGGCGACCCGCAAACCCCGATGCAGTGA
- a CDS encoding LysR family transcriptional regulator: METLANLESFVRSAESGSFSTAARRLALTPAAVSRNVAMLERNLGVRLFQRSTRKLTLTEAGERFLQAIEGNLAGLQAAIAGVATDQGEPAGTLRVSMSPTFGIDHILPLLPAFLARYPRIRPDWQFENRQVDLIAEGFDAAIGGGIELAPGVVARPLAPAHIIAVASPAYMKGRIPPADPAGLAALDGIVMRSSRTGRVRHWTMRNAAGIEVPSALPETIITNDPAAMCRAATLGLGATMVAVPDVLAQLEGGTLVRLAPKWYADAGSISLYYASKTLLPAKTRAFIDFVAEAFRRERLAERFAGSLA, translated from the coding sequence GTGGAGACCCTGGCCAACCTCGAATCCTTCGTCCGCAGCGCCGAGTCGGGCAGTTTTTCGACCGCGGCCCGGCGGCTGGCGCTGACCCCGGCGGCGGTCAGCCGCAACGTCGCCATGCTGGAACGGAACCTGGGTGTCCGCCTGTTCCAGCGCAGCACCCGCAAGCTGACCCTGACCGAGGCCGGCGAGCGTTTCCTCCAGGCGATCGAGGGCAACCTGGCCGGGCTGCAGGCGGCGATCGCCGGCGTGGCGACGGATCAGGGCGAACCGGCCGGCACCTTGCGGGTCAGCATGAGCCCGACCTTCGGCATTGATCACATTCTGCCGCTGCTGCCGGCGTTCCTGGCGCGCTATCCCCGCATCCGGCCCGACTGGCAGTTCGAGAACCGCCAGGTCGACCTGATCGCGGAGGGGTTCGATGCGGCGATCGGCGGCGGCATCGAGCTGGCGCCGGGTGTCGTCGCACGTCCGCTGGCGCCGGCGCACATCATCGCGGTCGCCTCGCCCGCCTATATGAAGGGGCGGATTCCGCCGGCCGACCCGGCGGGCCTGGCAGCACTCGACGGTATCGTCATGCGCTCGTCGCGCACCGGGCGGGTACGCCACTGGACCATGCGCAACGCCGCCGGTATCGAGGTGCCCTCGGCCTTGCCCGAGACGATCATCACCAACGACCCGGCCGCGATGTGCCGGGCGGCGACCCTCGGCCTGGGGGCGACCATGGTCGCCGTCCCCGATGTGCTGGCGCAGTTGGAAGGCGGCACCCTCGTGCGCCTGGCGCCCAAGTGGTATGCCGATGCCGGCTCGATCTCGCTCTACTACGCCAGCAAGACGCTGCTGCCGGCGAAGACCCGGGCCTTCATCGATTTCGTGGCCGAGGCGTTCCGCCGTGAACGGCTGGCCGAACGCTTTGCCGGCAGCCTGGCATAG